The Bactrocera dorsalis isolate Fly_Bdor chromosome 3, ASM2337382v1, whole genome shotgun sequence genomic interval GCAACTTATGATTTCTATGATGAATATtccaatttattttaatcatgTCGATTTTAAAGTAATTACTTTGCTTACTCTTACCCTTCCTGGCTCAATCGTGTTTATGCAGATTACGCCTTTAGCGTCGGTTGGGATAGAAGGAGGTTAATTGTTGAAGATATATAGGCAAGAATCTTCGGCATAAATTATATTCGTAAAAATCGTCTAATTACTTTTCTTAGCGGGGTAGAGGTGAGTGATTGTACTTTCTTAGTTCAGTTGGTCATGTGATCACTTTTTTCTTCGATATATGAAAATCTATTAATTGAGGTTAGGAACCATTACAAGCTAAGGTCAAGAAACGTACAAAGTAATAGTTTGAACTCATTTTAAATAGGATGTAAAACTATGGAGAAACTATGGACTATGTTTTGTAGTTAATGACtacataaattgaaaatagcAGCAGGAGGAACTTCCCCATCgtttaaggtagtagtctggtaaatTATGCCTATTTTCGTGACTTCTTTAGAGGGTggttttttataagaaaataaaaatgaattatcttaaatatttaaaatgcttttatttacatattgaaaatataaaaaaaaatgtatttgaaaaaatttaatactttattactattattattgtcacttgtagttggaacctcaaaaaaataCCCATCCCGGGTGGCCCGGATGATTTTGACTCttgatgttatctgaaatcaaatattcttgattattcttaatctatagacatgtcattctggtcggaactactgaaggggtaaataacaaaatggcggactttgaaaagaaaagtcattttattttagcaaagaaagagttgtaaaataaaagttatggGTGAAAAAATTCTCGTTAGTACCGACGAGAGCTATAAGTGTGTAGAAcaactataaaatttaaaaccaatCGGTTCAATAGAAAAAGAGTTAGGACCCGAGCCGACCaggaaaacaatgttttgagaaaaacgcgtttaaagttcggTCCACCTTAAAAGTTAGTCTCCGAGACGCTCTAGGAAACTCCTTATAActaccgaaatatttcgaatttctgtctgaaaatttaatagtaaattctcaaaacattgtactttcaaattaagcgaaaaaatattttcgattttttgaacccaagttaTCAGACTATTAACTTGAGAAGTGCAAGTCATCACCAAAACTCAGTAAAAACATTTATCCAATTATTTAACAGTTCTTTACGCCTAAAACCGCTTTCCATGAACTAGAATCCgtaattttaaaaactaaaatcaaatcTCATAAAGTGCACGTATCCACAATTTTCTGTTTACTATTCTGGAATTATCTCTCATTTCAATCCACTTCAAAAACATTCGCACATTGAAATTTGCACATTTAACTCCATATCGGTCTACATATGCTGAGGTACAAACAAATCTTGGGGAACCACCTTTCTTCTTTCGCAAATCAGAAGCAAAATCTCTTAATCATGGCTCCCTAACAGACTGGTGAAATCGAAGCAAAATTATCTACACTTAATACTACATCTTATTGACTCCCATATAACAAAATACGCTTATCTTATCATACACAAAACGTAAATTTGTTTGAGAATTTGTTGGAAGTTAATTGCATTatacgaaaaacaacaacaactggatGTGTCTGGaaagtatttttaaacaatCTGAAAGTATAAAGTTCAGTATACTTAGATAACTTTTTTCTCAAATTAATACACGTGTAAGATCAATCAATGAATGGCaacaaatattagaaataaaacaaaactttatCAAAACTGCCACCAATTATTGGGAACAGAGATTATCATAATAGTTGAATGCGGTTGTTCAGCGCTATAAAAGCCGCTCTAAGGCTGTCAGAAATCATCAGTTCTAAACAGTTCTTTAGAAACAATACATTACACCATGAAAGCTTTTGCCTTCTTGCTCTTCGCTGTGGCTTTGGCCGCACCAGCCTTCGGTGAGGTCCTGAACCGTTGCTCCCTAGCTCGTGAGATGTCTCGCTTGGGTGTGCCCAGGGATCAATTGGCTCGTTGGGCTTGTATTGCTGAGCATGAGAGCTCCTACCGCACCGATGTTGTCGGCCCAACTAACTACAATGGATCCAACGATTACGGTCTCTTCCAGATCAACGACTACTACTGGTGCCAACCCGCGGACGGTCGCTTCTCCTACAATCAGTGTCACATCGACTGCAATGGATTGTTGACCAACAACATCGAACCCATAGTACGTTGTGCTCAAGAGGTGCTACGCATGCAAGGTTGGTCCGCCTGGTCCACCTGGCATTACTGCGACGGCTATGTGCCAAGCATTGATGACTGCTTCTAAAGTGGTTGAATTTGTGATTGATATTGTATTGTAATTGCTTAAAATTGTTGCTGTTCGGTtatgctaaaataaaatatttgcttattctTTAAACTGTTGTAGTACTTACTCGTTCTTTCGCTGTCTCAAGTATAAAGGATCGAATAAAAATTTCTGGCGAAAAAATTTAGAAGCTTCTTGTCTACGGAACCTTATGCTTTCGATACTAACAAATAGAATTTCAATAGAAATTTCTACGAATCCACAACAATACAACACCACAAGCCAAGAAAATAGGCCACCTCCCAGCCAGCAATGAACGGAGTGTTTTACTGGAAAATTGCGTGGTTGCATGTGGGTGCAGACGTCGCTTGTGAATAGATGGCGGGCATACAATAGAACGTTTAACTACCGCATTTTCTGTGTTGCGCATGCGTAGCAACTCATGTCGCATGCCTCAAATTACCGACAACTTGTAAGTATTTGACAagaaaaacatttgtttgtgttttcacATGGCTTTCTCCAGTTACGGTAGAATTTTTGTCAGCAAGCACTGCTAATGGCTATCCCTGTTCAATTTCCTTACCCATTCaggctgtatgtgtgtatttatatgtaagtaggTATGTATAGTATACCGCGGTGCTTATGGCAGTATACCGTTAAACAATGCTCTTGACGCATTTGTTCCGTGTGGTTAAACTAACATGATTTCCACATGTCATACCGCAACCGCAACAATTTACATGCAACAACATGCAACTTGTGCAAAAACAACTTGTAATTGCATGCCATGAAACAATGGGCGAAGACGTCAATGCTATCATCATGATCTGCATCTTGTCAATTCTTGATGCTTTTGTTTAGCGCGCATTTAAACGcttaattcttttatatttgcttgCCTCAAAGTTGGTTGCTGGTAATGCCAACGAGCTGCAGCGCAGAAATATGAGTAGTATCCGCCTCTGCCTAGCAGTCTAACCTAGAACTTTCTCACACTTCCGACAatcacgcatacacacatacatatgtgcgtatggCTATAAGTTCTGCGTGAAGTTTAGTTGCATTCAAAGTCatttaaattatgcaaattattgTTGTGcgtctgtgtatgtgtggccGTGTGTGTGTTAAGCATGCTTTCATCGCTTTTAATCGTTTTCCAAGTATTACGATTGCttctttcacaattttttttcacagaATTTCCTTGGCATACA includes:
- the LOC105228347 gene encoding lysozyme B is translated as MKAFAFLLFAVALAAPAFGEVLNRCSLAREMSRLGVPRDQLARWACIAEHESSYRTDVVGPTNYNGSNDYGLFQINDYYWCQPADGRFSYNQCHIDCNGLLTNNIEPIVRCAQEVLRMQGWSAWSTWHYCDGYVPSIDDCF